In a genomic window of Desulfuromonas thiophila:
- the aroA gene encoding 3-phosphoshikimate 1-carboxyvinyltransferase: protein MQTESIEKCGALRGEIRVPGDKSISHRSVMFGALAQGQTRVRGFLRGEDNLSTLTAFRAMGIAVEERPDGELLIEGRGMQGLSEPADVLDCGNSGTTIRLMSGLLAGQRFFSVLTGDRYLRRRPMGRVLQPLAQMGAQIWGRQQGQCAPLAIVGQPLKGLSYQSPVASAQVKSALLLAGLYAEGETRVYEPHLSRDHSERMLRHFGVTVDSFAGGVSIAGGQSLQARDLEVPGDISSAAFFLVAALIVPGSELLIRQVGVNPTRTGILDILRAMGGDIRCLDERELGGEPVADLLVRSSTLKGIEIGGALVPRAIDEFPVISVAAACAEGTTVVRDARELRVKETDRIAAMASVLQTLGVTVTTADDGMTICGQETFQGGQVDSCGDHRIAMSAAIAGLCAGTALTIRDTACTETSFPGFWPLLAGLRRQAV from the coding sequence GTGCAGACAGAATCCATAGAAAAATGCGGCGCCCTGCGGGGCGAGATCCGGGTGCCGGGTGATAAATCCATCTCGCATCGCAGTGTCATGTTCGGGGCGTTGGCACAGGGGCAGACGCGTGTGCGCGGTTTCCTGCGCGGCGAGGATAACCTGTCGACCCTGACGGCCTTCCGGGCCATGGGGATTGCCGTGGAGGAGCGACCCGATGGTGAGCTGCTGATTGAAGGTCGTGGCATGCAGGGTCTGAGCGAGCCGGCCGATGTGCTCGACTGCGGTAATTCCGGTACCACCATCCGGCTGATGAGTGGGCTGCTGGCCGGCCAGCGCTTCTTCAGCGTGCTGACCGGCGACCGCTATCTGCGGCGGCGTCCGATGGGACGGGTGTTGCAGCCGCTGGCGCAGATGGGGGCGCAGATCTGGGGCCGGCAACAGGGCCAATGTGCACCGCTGGCCATTGTTGGCCAGCCTCTCAAGGGTCTTAGCTATCAATCACCGGTGGCCAGCGCCCAGGTCAAGTCGGCCCTGCTGCTGGCGGGACTTTACGCCGAAGGGGAAACGCGGGTTTACGAACCCCATCTGTCGCGCGATCACAGCGAGCGCATGCTGCGTCATTTTGGTGTTACGGTGGACAGTTTTGCCGGCGGCGTCAGTATCGCGGGAGGGCAGAGCCTGCAGGCCCGCGATCTGGAGGTGCCCGGCGACATCTCTTCGGCGGCCTTTTTTCTGGTGGCCGCCCTGATCGTACCCGGTTCGGAATTGCTGATCCGCCAGGTCGGCGTCAATCCGACCCGTACCGGCATTCTTGATATTCTGCGCGCCATGGGTGGGGATATCCGCTGCCTTGACGAACGTGAGCTGGGGGGCGAGCCGGTGGCCGACCTGCTGGTGCGCAGCAGCACGCTCAAAGGCATCGAGATCGGTGGTGCGTTGGTACCACGGGCGATTGATGAATTCCCGGTTATCAGCGTGGCAGCGGCCTGTGCCGAAGGCACCACCGTTGTGCGCGATGCGCGCGAGCTGCGGGTCAAGGAGACCGATCGCATTGCGGCGATGGCGTCGGTGTTGCAGACCCTGGGGGTGACGGTGACAACCGCCGATGATGGCATGACCATCTGTGGTCAGGAAACCTTCCAGGGCGGGCAGGTCGATTCCTGCGGCGATCATCGCATTGCCATGAGCGCTGCCATTGCCGGTTTGTGCGCTGGGACGGCCCTGACCATCCGTGATACCGCCTGCACCGAAACCTCGTTTCCGGGCTTCTGGCCGCTGTTGGCCGGACTGCGGCGCCAGGCCGTCTGA
- the ispH gene encoding 4-hydroxy-3-methylbut-2-enyl diphosphate reductase, with translation MNIVLARSAGFCFGVKRAVNMAFAAAEQAGPICSLGPLIHSPQLVERLQGEGVRVVASVAEMTGDETVIIRSHGIRREEEQQLRQRQLPLVDATCPFVKKAQEYAGLLGEQGYTVVIVGEQEHPEVQGIVSYACSDSVYVVADVAGARQVPSGRRLGLVAQTTQAYENFRAIAMELLGRCKELRVFNTICDATAVRQNEARELAASVDRMLVIGGHNSANTNRLARICSDIQPRTFHIETASEIDPAWLVGAASVGITAGASTPEWIIREVVEKLQQLTK, from the coding sequence ATGAACATTGTTCTGGCGCGCAGCGCCGGTTTCTGCTTTGGCGTCAAGCGAGCTGTCAACATGGCCTTTGCGGCCGCTGAACAGGCTGGGCCCATCTGTTCCCTGGGACCACTGATTCACTCGCCCCAACTGGTTGAACGGTTGCAGGGCGAAGGCGTGCGGGTGGTCGCTTCAGTGGCCGAGATGACTGGCGATGAAACCGTTATCATTCGTTCTCACGGGATTCGTCGCGAAGAGGAACAGCAGCTGCGCCAGCGTCAGCTGCCGCTGGTTGACGCAACCTGCCCCTTTGTTAAGAAGGCCCAGGAATACGCTGGTCTGCTCGGAGAGCAGGGCTATACCGTGGTCATTGTCGGAGAGCAGGAACATCCGGAGGTGCAGGGAATTGTTTCCTATGCCTGCAGCGATAGCGTCTATGTTGTGGCCGATGTTGCCGGTGCCCGCCAGGTTCCCTCGGGCCGGCGCCTTGGTCTGGTAGCCCAGACCACACAGGCCTATGAAAACTTTCGCGCCATCGCCATGGAGTTGCTTGGTCGCTGCAAGGAGTTGCGGGTGTTCAATACCATCTGCGACGCCACGGCGGTACGCCAGAACGAAGCGCGTGAACTGGCCGCCAGCGTTGATCGGATGCTGGTTATCGGCGGCCACAACAGTGCCAACACCAACCGCCTGGCGCGCATTTGCAGCGATATTCAGCCGCGCACCTTTCATATCGAAACCGCCAGTGAAATTGACCCGGCCTGGCTTGTTGGCGCGGCCAGTGTCGGCATTACCGCCGGGGCTTCGACACCGGAGTGGATCATTCGCGAAGTGGTCGAAAAACTGCAGCAATTAACAAAATAA
- a CDS encoding prephenate dehydrogenase — protein sequence MALATLQKPLCRRLALVGVGLIGGSLTLALKQAGAVGEVIGWDRDAVNLQLAVELGVVDRAAVSLATAVADADLVVLALPVQALAPVAAELLPHLAPGTVLTDTGSVKESVVTAIEPLALRFGCHFVGGHPISGTERSGAVAAFASLYQGKRCILTPTSATDGAAVALVTALWQAAGSAVVQMDVRKHDRILAAISHLPHMIAYALVNAVSAYDQYPENILEYTAGGFRDFTRIASSDPVMWRDIALENRAAVLEMIAQFERFLAELKGDIERADGAALQAFFRQSKISRDAIVQSAVRGE from the coding sequence ATGGCACTGGCAACCTTGCAGAAACCCTTGTGCCGGCGACTGGCCCTGGTTGGTGTCGGGTTGATCGGCGGTTCTTTGACTCTGGCGCTCAAGCAGGCCGGAGCCGTTGGCGAAGTCATCGGCTGGGACCGGGATGCGGTCAATCTGCAGCTGGCTGTTGAATTGGGGGTCGTCGACCGGGCGGCGGTCAGTCTGGCGACGGCGGTAGCCGATGCCGATCTGGTGGTATTGGCGCTGCCGGTGCAGGCGCTGGCGCCGGTGGCGGCCGAACTGTTGCCGCATCTGGCTCCTGGTACGGTGCTGACCGATACCGGCAGTGTCAAGGAAAGCGTGGTGACGGCCATTGAACCGCTGGCCCTGCGCTTTGGCTGCCACTTCGTTGGCGGTCACCCGATTTCGGGCACCGAACGCAGCGGCGCGGTGGCGGCCTTCGCCAGCCTTTATCAGGGCAAGCGCTGTATCCTGACCCCCACCTCCGCTACCGATGGGGCGGCCGTGGCGTTGGTGACGGCTCTGTGGCAGGCGGCTGGCAGCGCAGTGGTACAGATGGATGTGCGCAAGCATGACCGTATTCTGGCGGCCATCAGCCATTTGCCCCACATGATTGCCTATGCCCTGGTTAACGCTGTCAGCGCTTACGATCAATATCCGGAAAACATTCTCGAATATACCGCCGGCGGATTCCGTGATTTTACCCGCATCGCTTCGTCAGATCCGGTCATGTGGCGGGATATCGCACTGGAAAACCGCGCAGCGGTGCTGGAGATGATTGCCCAGTTCGAGCGTTTTCTGGCAGAGCTTAAAGGCGACATCGAACGGGCCGACGGCGCGGCCCTGCAGGCGTTTTTCCGCCAGTCCAAAATCAGCCGCGATGCCATTGTGCAGTCGGCGGTCAGGGGAGAGTAG
- the cmk gene encoding (d)CMP kinase has translation MIIAIDGPSGSGKSTLSQRLAQALDFVHIDTGAMYRSVALAAQHAGIAPDDHERLGQLCRQLQIRFARCDGQERVYLNGEDVSEAIRTPQMSLLTSKISASPAVRRAMVELQRAMAVDLDVVLEGRDIGTVVFPDADVKFFLSASAKTRGQRRYEQLRSRGLEVSLEDIIDQVIARDAADSARDHAPLQQAADALVIDSTSLSIEQVLERMLLRVQQVRQGHHCGGRCA, from the coding sequence ATGATCATTGCCATCGATGGTCCAAGTGGTTCGGGCAAGAGTACCCTGAGCCAGCGCCTGGCTCAGGCGCTGGATTTTGTCCATATCGACACCGGTGCCATGTATCGCAGTGTCGCGCTGGCCGCTCAGCATGCTGGTATTGCACCGGACGATCACGAGCGGCTCGGACAGCTGTGTCGCCAGTTGCAGATCCGCTTTGCCCGGTGTGACGGTCAGGAACGGGTGTATCTCAATGGTGAAGATGTCAGTGAAGCCATTCGCACCCCGCAGATGAGTCTGCTGACCTCGAAGATTTCAGCCTCGCCCGCCGTGCGTCGGGCCATGGTTGAACTGCAGCGGGCCATGGCGGTCGATCTCGATGTTGTGCTTGAAGGCCGCGATATCGGCACCGTGGTGTTCCCGGACGCTGACGTTAAATTCTTTCTCAGCGCCAGTGCCAAAACCCGCGGTCAGCGGCGCTACGAACAGTTGCGTAGCCGTGGTCTGGAGGTTTCCCTTGAGGACATTATCGATCAGGTAATCGCCCGTGATGCAGCTGACAGTGCCCGTGACCATGCGCCTCTGCAGCAGGCTGCTGACGCGCTGGTTATTGATTCCACCAGTCTGAGCATTGAGCAGGTGCTGGAACGGATGCTGCTCAGGGTGCAGCAGGTGCGCCAGGGCCACCACTGCGGCGGAAGGTGCGCATGA
- the pheA gene encoding prephenate dehydratase: protein MNEELSQLRQAIDAVDDRILDLLNERARIVLAVGEAKKDRHQPYYVPSREQAIYERLRCRSQGPFPADAIRRVFREIISASLSLEQPMKVAFFGPPATFTHVAAMQQFGLSAQLVPLKSIPAVFDEVARGRAPYGVVPVENSNEGVVSHTLDMFMQTDLKIYAEILLEVSHDLLSQTGRLEDVRQVYSHPQALAQCRHWLEDNLPDVPLIDAASTAAAAQMAAADPQAAAIASALAGSLYNLRPVKTHIADNPNNFTRFLVVSQQLPEPGGHDKTSIMFCVRDEPGILLRMLEPFSSRGINLSKIESRPLKTRAWEYVFFLDMDGHISEPDIAAAVEELRASCEFLKVLGSYPRAR, encoded by the coding sequence ATGAACGAAGAACTCAGTCAGTTGCGCCAAGCCATCGATGCGGTGGATGACCGCATTCTTGATCTGCTGAACGAGCGGGCTCGCATCGTGTTGGCGGTGGGTGAAGCCAAGAAGGATCGGCACCAACCTTATTATGTGCCCAGCCGTGAGCAGGCCATCTATGAGCGTTTGCGTTGCCGCAGTCAGGGCCCGTTTCCGGCCGATGCCATCCGCCGGGTGTTCCGCGAGATCATCTCGGCGTCGCTGTCCCTGGAGCAGCCAATGAAGGTGGCTTTTTTCGGCCCGCCCGCCACCTTCACCCATGTGGCGGCCATGCAGCAGTTCGGTCTGTCGGCACAGCTGGTGCCCCTTAAAAGTATTCCAGCGGTATTTGACGAGGTGGCCCGTGGCCGAGCCCCCTATGGCGTGGTGCCGGTGGAGAACTCCAATGAGGGGGTGGTGAGTCACACCCTCGACATGTTTATGCAGACCGACCTGAAGATCTATGCCGAGATTCTGCTGGAGGTTTCCCATGATCTGCTGTCGCAGACGGGTCGGCTGGAGGATGTTCGCCAGGTTTATTCCCATCCCCAGGCCCTGGCTCAATGCCGCCATTGGCTGGAAGACAATCTGCCGGATGTGCCGCTGATTGACGCCGCCAGCACAGCCGCTGCTGCCCAGATGGCCGCCGCCGATCCCCAGGCTGCCGCCATTGCCAGCGCGCTGGCCGGTTCCCTCTACAATCTGCGGCCGGTTAAAACCCATATCGCCGATAATCCAAACAATTTCACACGCTTCCTGGTGGTCAGTCAGCAACTGCCGGAGCCCGGCGGTCACGACAAGACCAGCATCATGTTCTGTGTTCGGGATGAGCCGGGCATTTTGCTGCGGATGCTAGAACCCTTCAGCAGCCGGGGCATCAATTTGTCGAAGATTGAAAGCCGCCCGCTGAAAACCCGTGCCTGGGAATACGTTTTTTTTCTCGACATGGACGGTCATATTTCCGAGCCGGACATCGCCGCGGCGGTAGAGGAATTGCGCGCCAGCTGCGAATTTCTCAAGGTGCTGGGCTCCTACCCCCGGGCGCGCTGA